One region of Carya illinoinensis cultivar Pawnee chromosome 8, C.illinoinensisPawnee_v1, whole genome shotgun sequence genomic DNA includes:
- the LOC122319135 gene encoding protein BONZAI 3-like isoform X1 encodes MGNCYSGVEGGKQQSPTATNNNNAGHNDAVEFFYRSRGLHQHFTRVELSLSAINLRDRDIISKSDPMAVVYAKNIDGKLEELGRTEVILNSLNPTWIEKVTIAFQFEIVQPLVFHVYDVDTKFHNIPVKDQDFLGEATCVLSEVLTKQNQSLTLNLCSKIGHVGLRNLGVLTIHAEETVASRRVVEMMLHCSYLDNKDIFSKSDPFLRISRIVESGGSIPICKTEVVNDNLNPKWKPLCLSMQQFGSKDNPLIIECFDFNSSGKHSLIGKLQKSVADLEKLQEGKSGENLTITSHHGHKKVLKGELFVDQFCEKEQYSFLDYVCCGFELNFMVAVDFTASNGNPQNPDSLHYIDPSSQLNSYQKVEGVEGIMSAYASALHNVTLAGPTLFGQVIKRAAQIASQSVSYNSKKYFVLLIITDGVLTDLQETKDTLVKVSDLPLSILIVGVGGADFGQMEVLDADKGQRLESSTDRVATRDIV; translated from the exons atggGGAACTGCTATTCGGGCGTGGAAGGAGGAAAGCAACAGAGCCCCACAGCTACCAACAACAACAATGCCGGCCACAACGACGCCGTTGAGTTCTTCTACAGGTCTCGGGGTCTCCATCAACACTTCACCCGAGTCGAG TTATCCCTATCAGCAATTAACTTGCGAGATCGTGACATCATTTCAAAG AGTGATCCCATGGCAGTGGTATATGCGAAGAATATAGATGGAAAACTAGAGGAGTTAGGCCGCACTGAGGTTATACTGAATAGCTTGAATCCCACGTGGATAGAAAAAGTTACAATTGCATTCCAGTTCGAGATTGTACAGCCATTGGT ATTTCATGTATATGATGTTGATACCAAATTTCACAATATACCTGTGAAG GATCAAGATTTTCTTGGAGAGGCCACGTGTGTTCTATCAGAG GTACTTACCAAACAAAATCAGAGTTTAACCCTTAATCTTTGTAGTAAAATTGGGCATGTGGGTTTGAGGAACTTAGGGGTACTCACCATCCATGCAGAGGAAACAGTTGCATCAAGGAGGGTTGTTGAGATGATGCTCCATTGTTCTTACTTAGATAACAAGGACATATTTTCTAAAAGT GACCCTTTTCTAAGAATATCTAGAATTGTGGAGAGTGGAGGCTCCATTCCAATATGCAAGACTGAAGTAGTAAACGacaatttaaatccaaaatgGAAACCCCTATGCCTGAGTATGCAGCAGTTTGGAAGTAAG GATAACCCATTGATTATCGAGTGCTTTGATTTCAATAGCAGTGGCAAACATTCGCTTATTGG TAAACTTCAGAAGTCAGTGGCCGACCTGGAAAAACTTCAAGAAGGTAAAAGTGGTGAAAATCTTACTATAACATCTCATCATGGTCACAAGAAG GTTTTGAAGGGAGAGCTCTTTGTGGATCAATTTTGTGAGAAGGAACAATACAGCTTTCTTGATTACGTTTGTTGTGGATTTGAGCTTAACTTTATGGTTGCAGTTGACTTTACAG CCTCAAATGGAAATCCTCAGAATCCAGATTCTTTACACTACATTGATCCTTCCAGCCAGTTGAATTCTTATCAGAAG GTTGAAGGAGTTGAAGGCATCATGTCTGCTTATGCAAGTGCTCTACATAATGTTACTCTGGCAGGACCAACGTTGTTTGGCCAAGTGATTAAAAGAGCTGCTCAAATTGCAAGCCAATCCGTTTCATACAACAGCAAAAAGTACTTCGTCTTGCTCATTATTACG GATGGAGTCCTTACAGACCTCCAAGAAACGAAAGACACTTTGGTGAAGGTATCTGATCTTCCACTATCAATTCTTATAGTGGGAGTGGGAGGTGCAGATTTTGGACAGATGGAG GTCCTTGATGCTGATAAAGGACAACGATTAGAGAGCTCTACAGATCGTGTTGCTACACGTGACATTGTATAG
- the LOC122319135 gene encoding protein BONZAI 3-like isoform X2: MGNCYSGVEGGKQQSPTATNNNNAGHNDAVEFFYRSRGLHQHFTRVELSLSAINLRDRDIISKSDPMAVVYAKNIDGKLEELGRTEVILNSLNPTWIEKVTIAFQFEIVQPLVFHVYDVDTKFHNIPVKDQDFLGEATCVLSEVLTKQNQSLTLNLCSKIGHVGLRNLGVLTIHAEETVASRRVVEMMLHCSYLDNKDIFSKSDPFLRISRIVESGGSIPICKTEVVNDNLNPKWKPLCLSMQQFGSKDNPLIIECFDFNSSGKHSLIGKLQKSVADLEKLQEGKSGENLTITSHHGHKKVLKGELFVDQFCEKEQYSFLDYVCCGFELNFMVAVDFTASNGNPQNPDSLHYIDPSSQLNSYQKAIMEVGEVIQFYDSDRRFPAWGFGGKTFDGTISHCFNLNGSACSFEIREAHFIIYCFFVSDATFWFACTGISIELSPSCLPSCNTIVNP, from the exons atggGGAACTGCTATTCGGGCGTGGAAGGAGGAAAGCAACAGAGCCCCACAGCTACCAACAACAACAATGCCGGCCACAACGACGCCGTTGAGTTCTTCTACAGGTCTCGGGGTCTCCATCAACACTTCACCCGAGTCGAG TTATCCCTATCAGCAATTAACTTGCGAGATCGTGACATCATTTCAAAG AGTGATCCCATGGCAGTGGTATATGCGAAGAATATAGATGGAAAACTAGAGGAGTTAGGCCGCACTGAGGTTATACTGAATAGCTTGAATCCCACGTGGATAGAAAAAGTTACAATTGCATTCCAGTTCGAGATTGTACAGCCATTGGT ATTTCATGTATATGATGTTGATACCAAATTTCACAATATACCTGTGAAG GATCAAGATTTTCTTGGAGAGGCCACGTGTGTTCTATCAGAG GTACTTACCAAACAAAATCAGAGTTTAACCCTTAATCTTTGTAGTAAAATTGGGCATGTGGGTTTGAGGAACTTAGGGGTACTCACCATCCATGCAGAGGAAACAGTTGCATCAAGGAGGGTTGTTGAGATGATGCTCCATTGTTCTTACTTAGATAACAAGGACATATTTTCTAAAAGT GACCCTTTTCTAAGAATATCTAGAATTGTGGAGAGTGGAGGCTCCATTCCAATATGCAAGACTGAAGTAGTAAACGacaatttaaatccaaaatgGAAACCCCTATGCCTGAGTATGCAGCAGTTTGGAAGTAAG GATAACCCATTGATTATCGAGTGCTTTGATTTCAATAGCAGTGGCAAACATTCGCTTATTGG TAAACTTCAGAAGTCAGTGGCCGACCTGGAAAAACTTCAAGAAGGTAAAAGTGGTGAAAATCTTACTATAACATCTCATCATGGTCACAAGAAG GTTTTGAAGGGAGAGCTCTTTGTGGATCAATTTTGTGAGAAGGAACAATACAGCTTTCTTGATTACGTTTGTTGTGGATTTGAGCTTAACTTTATGGTTGCAGTTGACTTTACAG CCTCAAATGGAAATCCTCAGAATCCAGATTCTTTACACTACATTGATCCTTCCAGCCAGTTGAATTCTTATCAGAAG GCTATAATGGAGGTTGGGGAGGTCATTCAATTTTATGATTCTGATAGGCGCTTTCCTGCTTGGGGCTTCGGTGGGAAAACATTTGATGGAACCATCTCACATTGCTTCAACCTAAATGGAAGTGCATGTAGCTTTGAGATTAGAGAAGcccattttataatttattgtttCTTCGTCTCTGATGCAACATTTTGGTTTGCATGTACTGGCATTTCCATAGAACTATCGCCATCTTGTTTGCCCTCCTGCAATACTATAGTTAATCCctga